Proteins co-encoded in one Perca flavescens isolate YP-PL-M2 chromosome 11, PFLA_1.0, whole genome shotgun sequence genomic window:
- the rdh1 gene encoding retinol dehydrogenase 1: MEAILSHLALSCALLLSTLAVIRWYIRDSYKVDGFSQKHVFITGCDSGFGNLLARQLDRKGFHVMAACLTEKGATDLATAASPRLKTLMLNVTDSATIRRAVEFVSKEVGERGLWGLVNNAGRSVPIGPTDWMQLEDFTKVLDVNLIGVIEVTLQFLPLLKKAHGRVVNTASILGRLSLTGGGYCLSKWGVEAFSDSLRRDMQHFGIKVSIIEPGFFKTGVTRLDLIEADQKRLWTRLPQDVKDSYGDTYLDDYVKAQEFSMGILCSPDISKVTRCMEHALTARFPRTRYGAGWDAKFFWIPLSYLPSFVSDFVINALLPLPKDKRHV, encoded by the exons ATGGAG GCAATCCTGTCACACCTGGCCTTAAGCTGTGCTCTACTTCTGTCCACTCTTGCTGTCATCCGCTGGTACATCAGAGATTCCTACAAGGTTGATGGCTTCAGCCAGAAGCATGTATTCATCACAGGCTGTGACAGCGGCTTTGGGAATCTGCTGGCCAGGCAGCTGGATAGAAAAGGCTTCCACGTCATGGCTGCATGTCTCACAGAGAAAGGTGCAACAGATTTGGCAACAGCGGCCTCCCCCAGACTGAAGACTCTCATGCTGAATGTTACAGACAGTGCGACTATCAGGAGGGCGGTGGAGTTTGTGAGCAAAGAAGTCGGAGAGCGAG GTCTGTGGGGTCTGGTGAATAATGCCGGCAGGTCCGTCCCCATCGGTCCAACAGACTGGATGCAGTTAGAGGATTTCACAAAGGTTTTAGATGTGAATCTGATTGGAGTTATTGAGGTGACCCTCCAGTTTCTGCCTCTGCTGAAAAAGGCCCACGGCAGGGTGGTAAATACGGCCAGTATTTTGGGCAGACTGTCTCTCACTGGTGGAGGGTACTGCCTGTCCAAATGGGGAGTGGAAGCCTTCTCCGACAGCCTCAG GAGGGACATGCAGCACTTTGGCATCAAAGTGAGCATTATTGAGCCGGGTTTCTTCAAGACAGGTGTCACCAGACTAGATCTTATTGAAGCTGACCAGAAGAGACTGTGGACCCGTCTCCCTCAAGATGTCAAAGACTCCTATGGAGACACATACTTGGATGACT ATGTGAAAGCTCAGGAATTCTCTATGGGCATCTTGTGCAGTCCAGATATCTCTAAGGTGACCAGGTGTATGGAGCACGCACTGACCGCTCGCTTCCCACGCACACGTTATGGCGCAGGCTGGGATGCCAAGTTTTTTTGGATTCCTCTGTCCTACCTCCCTTCTTTTGTGTCAGACTTTGTTATCAATGCGCTTCTTCCTTTACCTAAGGATAAAAGACATGTCTAA
- the LOC114564338 gene encoding retinol dehydrogenase 7-like — protein sequence MRHLMYSLSAQKMYLYILGLVVPWFAYRWYKNSRRVPNKEDKYVYITGCDSGFGNLLARHLDKLGFNVIACCYTEKGEDELKENASDRLTTFHLDVTDSTSVSETAALIKTLVGQKGLWAVVNNAGVALPSGPTDWLTIDDYKDMIAVNLCGVIDVTLSVLPLIKKARGRVVNVASVFGRVTPFGGPYCVSKYGVESFNDSLRLNMAPFGIKVACIEPGFFKTNVTDVVGMQNNLRKLWDRLPQDVKDDYGPAFLNDSIEMLTQRFRMLTDSNLMKVVICMEHAVSAVHPRTRYSAGWDAKVFWLPVSYMPTCISDRLFRKITLL from the exons ATGCGCCACTTAATGTATTCACTCTCTGCAc AAAAAATGTACCTGTATATCCTTGGACTGGTGGTTCCCTGGTTCGCCTATCGCTGGTACAAGAACAGCAGAAGAGTGCCCAACAAGGAAGATAAATATGTCTACATTACTGGCTGTGACAGTGGGTTTGGCAATCTCCTCGCGAGACATCTGGACAAGCTGGGCTTCAATGTAATTGCATGCTGTTACACTGAGAAGGGTGAGGATGAGCTGAAGGAGAACGCCTCCGACAGACTGACAACCTTTCACCTGGATGTCACCGACTCCACGAGTGTCAGCGAAACGGCAGCTCTCATCAAGACTCTGGTTGGACAGAAGG GCTTGTGGGCCGTGGTGAACAATGCTGGAGTCGCTCTGCCTTCTGGTCCCACTGACTGGCTCACTATAGACGACTACAAGGACATGATAGCTGTCAATCTGTGCGGTGTAATCGACGTAACACTGAGCGTCCTCCCTCTCATCAAGAAGGCCAGAGGCAGAGTGGTGAACGTCGCCAGTGTGTTTGGGCGAGTCACCCCGTTCGGCGGACCGTACTGCGTGTCCAAGTACGGAGTGGAGTCCTTCAACGACAGTCTGCG TTTAAACATGGCACCATTTGGTATCAAGGTTGCGTGCATTGAGCCAGGCTTCTTCAAAACAAATGTGACTGACGTAGTGGGGATGCAAAATAACCTGAGGAAGCTCTGGGACAGATTACCTCAGGATGTGAAGGACGACTATGGACctgcttttttaaatgact CTATTGAAATGTTGACTCAACGGTTCAGGATGTTGACGGACAGCAACCTGATGAAGGTGGTCATCTGCATGGAGCACGCCGTCTCTGCCGTTCATCCTCGTACACGCTACTCTGCCGGATGGGACGCGAAGGTCTTCTGGTTGCCTGTGTCGTACATGCCAACCTGCATCTCCGACAGGCTTTTCCGTAAAATAACCCTACTGTAA
- the LOC114564337 gene encoding retinol dehydrogenase 7 → MQHLMYSLSAQKMYLYILGLVAPWFAYRWYKNSRRVPNKEDKYVYITGCDSGFGNLLARHLDKLGFNVIACCYTEKGEDELKENASDRLTTFHLDVTDSTSVSETAALIKTLVGQKGLWAVVNNAGVALPSGPTDWLTIDDYKDMIAVNLCGVIDVTLSVLPLIKKARGRVVNVASVFGRVTPFGGPYCVSKYGVESFNDSLRLNMAPFGIKVACIEPGFFKTNVTDVVGMQNNLRKLWDRLPQDVKDDYGPSFLNDSIEMLTQRFRMLTDSNLMKVVSCMEHAVSAVHPRTRYSAGWDAKFFWLPVSYMPTCISDRLLRKHSPTIKPKVSAR, encoded by the exons ATGCAACACTTAATGTATTCACTCTCCGCAc AAAAAATGTACCTGTATATCCTTGGACTGGTGGCTCCCTGGTTTGCCTATCGCTGGTACAAGAACAGCAGAAGAGTGCCCAACAAGGAAGATAAATATGTCTACATTACTGGCTGTGACAGTGGGTTTGGCAATCTCCTCGCGAGACATCTGGACAAGCTGGGCTTCAATGTAATTGCATGCTGTTACACTGAGAAGGGTGAGGATGAGCTGAAGGAGAACGCCTCCGACAGACTGACAACCTTTCACCTGGATGTCACCGACTCCACGAGTGTCAGCGAAACGGCAGCTCTCATCAAGACTCTGGTTGGACAGAAGG GCTTGTGGGCCGTGGTGAACAATGCTGGAGTCGCTCTGCCTTCTGGTCCCACTGACTGGCTCACTATAGACGACTACAAGGACATGATAGCTGTCAATCTGTGCGGTGTAATCGACGTAACACTGAGCGTCCTCCCTCTCATCAAGAAGGCCAGAGGCAGAGTGGTGAACGTCGCCAGTGTGTTTGGGCGAGTCACCCCGTTCGGCGGACCGTACTGCGTGTCCAAGTACGGAGTGGAGTCCTTCAACGACAGTCTGCG TTTAAACATGGCACCATTTGGTATCAAGGTTGCGTGCATTGAGCCAGGCTTCTTCAAAACAAATGTGACTGACGTAGTGGGGATGCAAAATAACCTGAGGAAGCTCTGGGACAGATTACCTCAGGATGTGAAGGACGACTATGGaccttcttttttaaatgact CTATTGAAATGTTGACTCAACGGTTCAGGATGTTGACGGACAGCAACCTGATGAAGGTGGTCAGCTGCATGGAGCACGCCGTCTCTGCCGTTCATCCTCGTACACGCTACTCTGCCGGATGGGACGCGAAGTTCTTCTGGTTGCCTGTGTCGTACATGCCAACCTGCATCTCCGACAGGCTTTTGCGTAAACATAGCCCTACTATAAAACCAAAAGTCTCTGCACGGTAG
- the abcb11a gene encoding bile salt export pump has protein sequence MVVGGLCALIHGAASPLMLLVYGQMTNTFVAYELEVQELKDINKECNNNTIYWMDIEAQMTMFAYYYVGIGIGVLFVSYFQIAFWVSAAARQIDRMRKTYFRKVMQMEIGWFDCNSVGELNTRMTDDINKINNAIADQVSIFIERISTFVFGFMVGFIGGWKLTLVVIAVSPLIGIAAGLMAMAVARLTGRELKSYAKAGAVADEVLSSIRTVAAFGGEEKEAERYDRNLAEAQNWGVKKGTIVGLFQGYLWCIIFFCFALAFWYGSKLVIDTKELSPGTLIQVFFGVLMAAMHLGQASPCLEAFASGRAAAKIIFDTIDREPEIDCFSEKGHKLDKVKGDIEFHNVTFFYPSRPEVKILNDLSMQIKAGETTAFVGPSGSGKSTTIQLFQRFYDPKEGMVSLDGHDIRTLNIQWLRSLIGIVEQEPVLFATTIAENIRFGRPGVTMEDIIQATKEANAYNFITNLPQKFDTLVGEGGGQMSGGQKQRIAIARALIRNPRILLLDMATSALDNESEAVVQEALDKMRMGRTTISIAHRLSTIRNADAIIGFEHGQAVEKGTHSELIERQGVYFTLVTLQNQGKSNTTKDAISEALEEDFNLKVRSRTSSKRDSVRLRSQSKLSNDTLSDDLKTLSDNEFTNKCEDDADKHVEPAPVARILKYNQPEWPYMLIGSLGAAVNGSVNPIYAVLFSQILGTFAIGDLNDQRKQINGICILFCIVAVISFFSHFLQGYAFAKSGELLTRRLRKVGFQAMLRQEIGWFDDPRNSPGALTTRLATDASMVQGATGCQIGMIVNSLTSIGASFIIAFYFSWKLTLVIMCFLPLIGLSGVFQAKMLTGFANQDKKAMEAAGWVSSEALANIRTIAGLAKESSFVESYEQKLELPYKSAKKKAIIYGLCFGFSQCVIFMAYAASFRYGGYLVSSEGLQYMFVFRVITAVVISGTALGKASSFTPDYAKAKTAAARLFKLLDRIPKISISHADGEKWDNFRGEIEFLNCNFTYPTRPDVQVLNGLVVSVKPGQTLAFVGRSGCGKSTSVQLLERFYDPDEGKVLIDGRPSCTVNVPFLRSQIGIVSQEPVLFDCSIAENIQYGDNTCSVSMEEIFEAAKKAYLHDFVMTLPDKYETQVGAQGSQLSRGQKQRIAIARAIVRNPKVLLLDEATSALDTESEQSVQSALDEARKGRTCIVIAHRLSTIQTADIIAVMSNGAVIEQDTHDKLMAKRGAYYKLVTTGAPIS, from the exons ATGGTAGTGGGGGGTTTGTGTGCCCTCATACATGGTGCAGCTTCACCTCTCATGCTTCTGGTGTACGGCCAGATGACAAACACGTTTGTGGCGTATGAGCTTGAGGTCCAAGAACTGAAAGACATAAACAAGGaatgcaacaacaacaccaTCTACTGGA TGGACATTGAAGCACAGATGACCATGTTTGCATATTACTATGTTGGAATTGGAATAGGAGTTCTGTTTGTTAGTTATTTTCAG ATTGCCTTCTGGGTGTCTGCGGCCGCAAGACAAATTGATAGAATGAGAAAGACTTATTTCAGAAAAGTAATGCAAATGGAGATTGGATGGTTTGACTGCAACTCTGTTGGTGAACTCAACACAAGGATGACAGA TGACATCAACAAGATCAACAATGCCATCGCTGACCAGGTGTCTATCTTCATTGAGAGGATCTCTACGTTTGTGTTTGGCTTCATGGTTGGATTCATTGGCGGATGGAAGCTGACATTGGTGGTCATAGCAGTGAGCCCGCTGATTGGCATAGCTGCTGGACTTATGGCCATG GCTGTGGCCAGGCTGACAGGACGAGAGCTTAAGTCCTATGCAAAGGCAGGGGCAGTGGCTGACGAGGTTCTGTCATCCATCAGGACAGTAGCAGCATTTGGTGGGGAGGAAAAAGAAGCTGAAag ATATGACAGAAACCTCGCAGAAGCTCAGAACTGGGGTGTGAAAAAGGGCACGATCGTAGGCCTTTTTCAAGGATACCTGTGGTgcatcattttcttttgtttcgcTTTGGCCTTTTGGTATGGGTCTAAATTGGTCATCGACACCAAGGAGCTGTCTCCCGGTACTCTTATTCAG gtaTTCTTTGGAGTACTCATGGCAGCTATGCACCTGGGCCAGGCCTCCCCATGCTTAGAGGCCTTCGCTTCTGGTCGTGCTGCGGCAAAAATCATCTTTGACACAATTGACCGG GAACCAGAAATCGATTGTTTCTCAGAAAAAGGTCACAAATTAGATAAAGTAAAAGGTGACATTGAGTTCCATAATGTCACTTTCTTCTACCCGTCCCGGCCTGAAGTTAAG ATTTTAAATGATCTGAGCATGCAGATCAAGGCAGGAGAAACCACTGCTTTTGTGGGACCAAGCGGATCTGGAAAGAGCACCACAATCCAGCTCTTCCAAAGGTTTTATGACCCAAAGGAAGGAATG GTGTCTTTGGACGGCCATGACATTCGTACCTTAAACATCCAGTGGCTCAGATCTCTCATTGGTATTGTAGAGCAGGAACCAGTGCTGTTTGCTACAACCATTGCAGAAAACATCCGATTTGGTCGTCCTGGAGTAACCATGGAAGACATCATTCAAGCGACAAAAGAGGCCAATGCCTATAATTTTATCACAAATCTGCCACAG AAATTTGATACTCTGGTGGGAGAAGGTGGAGGACAGATGAGTGGAGGACAGAAGCAAAGGATTGCTATTGCTCGAGCTCTGATCCGAAACCCCAGGATCCTGCTGCTGGATATGGCCACATCTGCCTTAGACAATGAGAGTGAGGCTGTTGTCCAGGAGGCACTGGATAAG ATGCGCATGGGCCGGACAACAATTTCTATAGCCCACCGTCTTTCCACAATTAGAAATGCAGATGCCATTATTGGTTTTGAGCATGGACAGGCTGTGGAGAAGGGAACACACAGTGAGCTCATAGAAAGGCAAGGTGTCTACTTCACCTTGGTCACCCTGCAGAACCAAGGCAAATCCAACACAACTAAAG ACGCGATCAGCGAAGCTCTCGAAGAAGACTTTAATCTAAAAGTGAGGAGCCGCACATCCAGTAAAAG GGACTCTGTTCGACTGCGATCTCAGAGTAAATTGTCAAATGACACATTATCAGACGACCTCAAGACCCTTTCGGACAATGAGTTCACAAAT AAATGTGAGGATGATGCAGACAAACATGTAGAGCCTGCTCCAGTAGCACGTATCCTTAAGTACAACCAACCAGAATGGCCCtacatgctgattggctcactgggAGCTGCTGTCAATGGCTCTGTCAACCCCATCTATGCTGTCCTGTTCAGCCAAATTCTTGGG ACATTTGCCATCGGTGACTTGAACGACCAGAGGAAACAAATCAACGGGATATGTATTCTGTTTTGCATTGTGGCTGTGATTAGTTTCTTTTCCCACTTTTTACAG GGATATGCTTTTGCCAAGTCTGGAGAGCTGCTGACCCGCCGTTTAAGGAAAGTGGGCTTCCAGGCCATGTTGAGGCAGGAGATTGGCTGGTTTGATGACCCCAGAAACAGTCCTGGAGCTCTGACCACCAGACTGGCAACTGATGCATCCATGGTGCAGGGG GCAACAGGATGTCAGATCGGCATGATTGTGAACTCGTTGACCAGCATTGGAGCTTCTTTTATCATTGCTTTTTACTTCAGTTGGAAGTTAACTTTAGTAATAATGTGCTTCCTGCCGCTCATCGGGCTGTCTGGGGTGTTCCAAGCCAAAATGCTGACAGGTTTTGCAAATCAAGATAAAAAAGCCATGGAAGCAGCAGGTTGG GTTTCCAGTGAGGCTCTTGCCAACATCAGGACGATTGCCGGCTTGGCCAAAGAGAGCTCATTTGTTGAATCATATGAGCAGAAACTCGAGCTTCCATATAAATCTGCCAAGAAGAAAGCTATCATCTATGGGCTTTGTTTCGGGTTTTCCCAGTGTGTCATCTTCATGGCGTATGCTGCTTCTTTTAGATATGGAGGCTACCTGGTTAGCTCTGAGGGGTTACAGTACATGTTTGTTTTCAG AGTGATTACAGCTGTAGTAATCAGTGGGACAGCACTAGGCAAAGCGTCCTCCTTCACTCCAGATTATGCCAAAGCCAAAACTGCTGCTGCTCGGCTTTTCAAACTATTGGACCGAATTCCTAAAATCAGCATAAGCCATGCAGATGGAGAGAAATGG GATAACTTCAGAGGTGAAATAGAGTTCCTCAATTGCAACTTCACCTATCCAACCCGGCCAGATGTCCAAGTGTTGAACGGCCTGGTTGTGTCTGTGAAGCCTGGTCAGACTTTAGCGTTTGTTGGGAGAAGCGGTTGTGGGAAAAGCACCAGTGTTCAACTGTTGGAAAGGTTCTATGATCCTGATGAAGGGAAAGTG TTGATTGATGGCCGCCCATCTTGTACAGTCAATGTGCCCTTCTTAAGATCTCAGATTGGCATAGTGTCCCAGGAGCCGGTTTTGTTCGACTGCAGCATAGCGGAGAATATTCAGTACGGAGATAACACATGTAGTGTCAGCATGGAAGAGATTTTTGAGGCCGCAAAGAAAGCCTACCTACATGACTTTGTGATGACGCTACCAGAT aaatatGAGACTCAGGTTGGTGCCCAGGGCTCCCAGCTGTCAAGAGGACAAAAACAACGCATCGCCATTGCCCGGGCCATCGTCAGAAACCCCAAGGTCCTGCTACTAGATGAAGCTACCTCTGCCCTGGACACAGAGAGtgaacaa AGTGTACAGTCTGCTCTGGATGAGGCAAGAAAAGGACGAACCTGCATCGTCATCGCTCACCGGCTGTCTACTATCCAGACTGCTGACATCATAGCAGTGATGTCTAATGGAGCGGTCATAGAGCAAGACACACATGATAAACTCATGGCCAAGAGGGGTGCCTATTATAAACTGGTCACAACAGGCGCTCCTATCAGCTAG